The DNA segment TACGTGACGAAACTGCTTCTCCTTTCTGCGGTGGTGGCGGTGGTCGAAACCACGAATGCCAAGCTGCGCCTGTTTCGCGTGCCGGACTTGTTGAGCGCCGCCTTCGTGCTCGCAACGCTGTCGCTGCTGTCCACGTTCTTGTTTCGTTGACCATGACACCGGAACTCTCCATCGGTTCGCAACTCACCACGCTCCTCGCCTCCGCGATGCTCGTGGTGCAGTTGTTGATGGTGGCCCAGCGCCAGTTGCTCACGAGCATCCGGCTGTTCGCCCTCCAGTCGTTGTTCCTGGCCGGCATCGCCGTGGAGAATGGCTTTCTGCATCACGCGCCGCACGTGTATTTTCTCGCCGCGCTCACGGTCGCGGGCAAAGTCCTCTTTCTCCC comes from the Candidatus Angelobacter sp. genome and includes:
- a CDS encoding hydrogenase translates to MTPELSIGSQLTTLLASAMLVVQLLMVAQRQLLTSIRLFALQSLFLAGIAVENGFLHHAPHVYFLAALTVAGKVLFLP